AAAATCAAACCAACCATCTTGGattcatttattaattgatCTAAGAACATCTCACTTGGATTGCAAGGGTTTTCACCAATATTTCTGGGCATGGATCCACACCATTTTGGTTGAATAAAGCACGATTTAATGCAACTGAGCAAGTTTCTTTGCCTAAGCATTCTTGCTCCACGATTTGCTTGGTAGCAGCAGCATTACAAGTTCCTAAAATATACTCTCCACAATAACCACTTGGATTGCCAAAACTGGCAAACTCAACAGTCATAATCTTTTTCCCAGGTGCGCACATTAGTGAGGCTTGGGGTCCAATGTATGGCACAATAGGATGAAAATTTCCTCTTCTGGACACCCATGAATTCACATTGGCAGGGTCGTTCTCTGCAATGAAACTGCAAATTGTGTCTCTATTCACGTTCAAGATCTCAACTTGTAATGGAGCCAATGGTTCCTCTTCAAATATAACAAGCAAGTTGTCTTGTGGGTTAAGAAAAGATCTTGGGATGTGGAACCTGAATGAGTGGTAcaagttaaaaaatgttcaacaCAATACTCATTTTTAGTGTTTAAAAAGACTAAGAGAAAAGTTTTCATTTATAGGGAGTGGTTTGCTTACTCTGATTGTGTGGGCTTTCCAAGTGGGGAGAGGAAACTCATCCAGTGACGACCAATACTATTACCATTGATCCACATCATTCCTTTGCCCATTCCAGTCATCCTGATGGCAACTGGACCTGTTCCCTCTGGAGTGGCAAATCTTGTCTGTAAAATAAATACATGATATcgtaaaagagaaagaaatataatatatatatatatatatatatatatatatatatatatatatatatatatatataacgtataaaaatttaaagtgttCCTTAAATATCATAATTCGACATAGGACGTGCGATAAATCTTACCCTATACCAGGTGAGAGGGCGTGGGATTGGACTGAGTGGNTTCCATTTTGCCTTTAATGATCCTTCATCACTGAAAACTTTCATGCCTTCACCCCTNAGTCCaacctataaattaaaattaattgctTTAGTTATGTCACTGTAACATGATGAAACACAATTTTACTATCGAGTTATAATTTAACTAACCCGATGACCCCACGTATTGGTAGTGATATCAAGTGTTCCTGTGTTGAGAGCGATGATGGATATGGACTTGGGTCCTGCGTATCTATGTTCCATGTAAGCTCCACTNTCCTGtatattcaaatttgaaaggatgaaacaacattatttttttatactcaaTGAAACTTGGATAGATGTTCACTAaacacaaaagaagaaaaacatgaagtcTCATACAGGCAATCCAACTGTGCCAGCGAGGATGGAAATATAGTTGGTTCCAACTCTTAGTTGAACTGGTCGTTGAAAATCAAAAGATTTTTCTTCATGAGTTCCATGAGCAGTTCCTAACACATAATAATCAAGACATTGACATTAGAAATATGTCTCTTCACCCTTATGTCATGTTTTATTAACTTGTTATCCTTACCAACGAGGTCTCCATTTACAAATGCAACCATTGTGTGTCCGAGACTCATAACACGAAGAATTGGGAGAACTCCAGGCTTTATTGGCAAGTCTTCTGGAGCCAACTCAAAGCTACAGTGAATTAAAGGGTCAAAACTTAAAGACAtcaaacttataaaattttgcaaaacaaaataattaaacaatatgGTTACACAAACTCACCTGGTGGTGTACCAAGCATAATCAGTAGTGTCCTTGAGCAAACTGTAAAGCTCTGCCGGAAGTTTTTGGTACATATCCATTTTTTTAGCTGTTGGGATGGCCTCATTGAACATCTCCCATTGGAAATTGTTTGCAATTGGAGATCTCTCGTAGTTCCTCGAATTATGTTGTGAAACAATCTAATACATGTACNATTTGTGAGTGAAATACCCATTTATAAATTGTATGTGATAACATATTGGAAATGAGCAAACAAGTTAGTTAATTACACTTTGTGTGTTGTAGACTAAAGTCTTGCAATCAGGGAGGACACTAATGGAATGTGGAGGCAAAAAGTAGTTAGTNCCCCTGAAGTTAATAGTGGCTGCATCTGTTGTGTGGTTGTTGGTTATGAAAGCAGCACACAGGTTTGTTCCAAGCTTCTCAAAGGTTCTAATCTGTATGACATATATACCAATTTAGTTtatcttgatattttttatgGCACTACCTTATCTGTATGTAGCattcaaaataatgtcaaatgcTTACCTCATGAAATTCGTTCAACTTTTCTACATTGGGATCGCCACCAAGGATAGCCTTCCTGCAAAGGAGCACAGCTTTATGAACATCTCTTAAATGACTCCATTTTGGTTCTCTTTGTAAACCGTATTCATCAAGTGGGGCCTCATCATAATAACGAGTTGTGGTAAAAGCAGAACTGGTTCTACCAAAGTTTGTTCCTCCGTGGTACTACAAAAGTTACACATCAAGttacaaatttaagaaaaatagttGTTGTCATAAATTCTATCAGTACAATAAGATTTAGTTGTGAGAGAAACACCATATAGTAGTTGACTAAATTTCCACCCTTGGAGAAAAATCGAGCAATTGAAAATGCAATATCTTCTGCGGATCTTTGGGATGGTGGATCTCCATGTACTCTGTACCTGAAGTTCAAGATTGCCAAATAAAAGGTATTATTAGGGGTGCTCATgattttgaagttcttcactaAGGAAAAACTTTCAGTCATTTCTTACTGAGCAGTCCAATTCTCTGTCCATATGGCTGGTTTGTATGGTTTGTTTGGTCCTGAGAATGTATCACCGCAATGTCTTCCATTACAAGCATTGATCTGAAAATGATATCACAAGATGTCAAGATAAGATGAAATAGAATTTATGGCTATGATACAACTAATGTGTCATGACTTACCACTGGATCAGGTGCATCTCTTTGCTTGCACATGACCCATGGAACTCCAACATCCAATGCTACTGCCATGTTTGCAGCCCATTGGACATAACTGACTCCCTTCTCCTCGTATGCAAGTTGAATGTGGTTGTACTCATTCTCAATCTGTAACCATTGAATAGTGCTACATGTTTACATACATTCAATACTcaaatagaaattaaacacaTGGTTAATTACAAAATCAAGACCTGAGCTAAGATGATGGGGCCTCCTTGGGGAGCAAAGAGCTTCTCATCTTTCATCATTTGTACAATCTTTGTCACGAATGCTTGCATGTGTTgctttaaatgaaagaaattttaatgttaatgcTTAAATTATGTATTCAATTTTCATGTTAAAGGATTTATATACAGAGGATTAATAATACCTTATAAGGCTCGTTATCAGAGCGGAATATGATATTAGGAACCTCTCTAAGCCAATATGGAAGTCCtctattgaacatattaggaacGAGAGTAAGGTTGAGAATAACATAGacaattaatcatatatttgaaaatcatattaattaatatatattgtacCCGTGGTTCCACTCGGCTTGGATGAAGGGTCCAACCCTGAGAGTGACAAACATTCCATGCTCTTGAACAAGCTTAATAAACTTCACCAAGTCGTAATTACCTTCAAAGTTGAACTGCAtattgacagaaaaaaaaaaaacattttcaccAAACCCCCTTTGAGTTTTATGGTCTTAAAAGAGTTGAATCAAAAGACAACAATTAATTCACCTGTCCTTGTATGGGCTCATGAGCATTCCAAAACACGTAGGTTTGGATGACATTTATGCCTCCACGTCTTGCATTATCAAGAAGGACAGGCCACATCTGCATTATTATGTAAAGATATGTGTGatgaacaataattttttttttctctttaaatgaaaaaatacaatattataatatatctaTGATGAAAATAACTTACATCTGGTGTGCTTCGTGTATAGTGGATGGAACCAGAAAAGAGTAGCTCACGCCTTCCGTTGATGAACATTGACTTACCATCGTAAGTTACATTATGAGCAGTCATGTGACGACCATACCCGCCTTTATGATGACCGCGTCCATGTGCCACAATCACAATGGTGGAAACCAAGGCCATGAGGAAAAGGGCACGAGCCATGGTGTTATTGGTGTGTTCCATCCTTTTTATTTACTCTTGCATGAGAATTGAAAGGAGATTTTGAGTGAGCCAATGCAAGGTTCCTCCTTCTCAGGTAGAGAGAAAGAGGTACCCAGAAGCTAATTTGCTAGTTAcatcaacttttcttttatactaCTCTCACACCAATAGGTGTCAACCTTTGAGACAAAATTGCATTTACACAAActttttttgtattgttttacCATTCAATGGTAATGCTTTATTCtttttaaccttatttttatGTGATGATGTTATTTTTGGCATATTGAAAGAATCATGTTTCGTTCAAACTATCTAAATTTACTCACCACCTTTTACAATAGGAGATTTTATTGTTCAAAAAACCAAACACTTTTGATAGATGAATTCAAAttggttattattattattttatttttacacatttattgtatttaatgtttttaatttgtcttttgacactttttcttttttctagacTAAAATCcaactaaattatttaaaataaattcctttcttttttaaatataaattatggtacaggataaatattttatttattataattgttataatagttataattaAAGTTATCATTTAGAATGAGATGATTCTAACTAAATAAAGGTGAATGACAagtaatttgtatataatatctaattaagaacttagtttattatttttgttgttatatCTTTAATCTATAAGACTTAAAtctaaagttaaatataagaaatttaaatttaagtaccacttatattaataaattgtcGAGAAATATGTCGAATTTGAaggtgaattttaatttatgcgtacttaatcaaaatatattggaaatgtacatttttttaatctcattgtgtttctttaataatttatttaaaaggcATGGTTAGTTTTTTgatgtttcaaatttaaaatacctCCAACGAAGAATgtataagaattaaatttgataatatttttacataattaattaatatactcAAATTAAAGAGTAAGATTTTAATCCAAAGATGTtcgttaaaaaagaaaaactttaaggacatattttattttcagctatttatctattttcatctggaaaaaacttttaaaggaaaaactttggaataattatagttttgttCTGGAATTCGCTGATTGGGGATACTTTGTCTGAAAATTATTGATTGTGAATGGGAGTCCGAAGCAcagttcaacaaataaaaactattgTATATAGAGACTTTCTAAATTCTCTTTTCTTGTGTGAAAATGCTATTAGACTGTTTTCTAAATTCTCACACTTGAAAcacataaattcaaaattaaaataacgtTTGGTTTAAAACCACATTACAAATATCTagatattttgttttacatgattatttaaagtaaataaattgtcacttaaacaacaaatttatttcgtggtatataacaaaatattgctaattatttgaaattatgaacaaaatatataaattcaaatatttgcaacatttctcaaaacaaaaattatgttcaaaaataataagaaaccaGTTTTATCACACATAtccttaaactttttttttttttacatatttaaaatatataaatgataagaGGATTAGATATGTCATACTAAGGAGTGGCCGAGCTTGATTTGCATTAAAAGGATCTTGACTGaccaaattatttttcacatatataaaataataaataatgataaaatattttctctaattttaatatattttatatatttattcttttcaaaacgtctgtatatttattttgatatttataaagATAAGTAAAGATGAGTCACTCATATTAAGTATAAATGACAATAAATGaactataaatgaaaatagttaaaaaataattgataacaTGAAGGTTTGATCATCCATTAACACTTCAATAACagataaataacaaataattcataaatGCATGAAGTATggtttaaaaaacaaaagattatGTCAATGGTCTTCCTTTATGAATTGATAATTAAAGCAAGATCcctgaaaaagaaagaataaagaaacTTTTACAGCAAAACTAAAGACCTACACTGACTAGTTGAAGAGCTAATTAGCATAGACTCAACTCAATCAGTGAATTACTAGTTAATTAGTATCCATTAAGAGTAAAATTTGATTGAACACAGATTCTGAAAACCAAAATCTTAATATACAATGAAGTCGAAAGCAGATAGATACAATGGAATAGAAAAGTTTGGGAACATCAAAGGGCAAAAGAAAGAGCATCACATAACGACACAAGCGGAGGGGTTCTCGTCGCTGAAGGCGGTGGTGTAGCGGACCTCGGTGGAGCTGGCACGTGCCAGATGGGAATAGTGAGAGGCATCGGTGTTTCGCACGTAGCCGGAGGGGGCTTTCTTATCGTACACCCCGGGTGCGTAGGGGTGCTCAACGACGTCGTAGGGGACGTATGGCCAGAGCTCTGCTTTCTTACCTGTGCGGTGAGCGATGCGGGCCACCACCTTAGAGGCCTCCACGTAGCCCACCACCGTCACTTTGTTGGCCTTCCGATCCACGTCCACCTGGTTCACGCCTTTCATCCCCTCCACTGCTTTCTTCACTTTCCTCTCGCACCCTTCGCAGtccatcttcactttcaccTCCACCGTCTGATTcattcatacatatatatacataaatacagGCACAGTCATCTCAGTTCCTATTTCCATCGCCTCATTAACTAACAATACTACCAtaccaataataatatataacaaactCAACTTAATTAATCTCTCCTACGTGGATCTGATCTCATCTCATGCTAAATTAACAATCGACGATTACCTGCAACTGCTTGCGCTTCTTCAGTTTCGAACCGCCGCTGGAGCAGTCGAAGAGCTCGGAGATGTGATCCAGAGCAcccatttttcacttcaaaccAAAGGAATCCAGAAAGATTTTGTGATGAGTAAAGGACTTGAGACAAAGCTAAGGTTAGTGAGAGACCACTTTATAATCAAGCATTGAATCTGAGGCGCGGGTGATATCAGGAGGATGAAATGTGGGAGGACACGTGTCCTTCTCTTCATTTGGACGGTGATGATTTTAGGGGATCCATGACCGCCCAAGGCAAAAAAACACAGACAAGAGTGTCCGTTGAAACCCTTGTTTTGGAGTGAGTGAGCTAGAACAGGATGGGCCCCACCTAATTCCAATTCCAATAATTACGATAATCACAATCACTTAATCTCAACAACGTGGCGGGACCACTGTCCCAACCCCACAACACAATTAACTATCTTTAActttataataaactaaaaccAGTAATTGGTATCTTACTTATTGAAACAATCTTGTTTAGTAAGTAATTTGTTATTTGATATGAATACAaacatttaatcatttattcaaataaaataaaatacataaataagaatatatatttataaatatatttcattgaaaattaagagcattaaatatatatatatatatatattatttggtataatttaaaacatgtaTCAAATTAACAATAATCATATTACTTTTCATCAttgttaacaaaatattatcattttccCTACttgtaaatgaataaaaatcaaGAGTTAAATTCTaactttgttttacttttaaggTTAACTTATCTATAATAAGTTATCGGTTATAATTTGACTTATTTGTAACTTACTTacactttaataaataattaaaaaatctgAAGACGGAAAACTTAGAAACCGAAAACAacataataaaactttaatcaaaagttaaactaattgaaaaaataatttgttatccGATTAAACTAACATTGATTGAACTCAAACGTTAAAAGAAACTGAGTTGAAAggcttttataataaaattacacttACTATTAGGATATAATAATCTTCAACTCACTTGTTACTACAAAATGAGACTTGGTCTTAAAATGGAAAATGACAATTGGTGAGAATTTTGTATAGATGAGAGATGAATAAAACTTATAAGTGACGAAACTTTGatgggaaaaaaaattaatataaggactaaaaagaaaaaagaaaagaaaagggattttttttacaatattgttttctattattatttttacatgactaaacataacaaaaaaaaaaaaaccttctaTATGTTACATAAAGGAAAAGACacagattataaaaatattttgagttGGATAACACGTTAGAATGTATACAaagaagttaaatttatttttaatttgtttattacattttttattcttttgacttatttaaaaagttaaaataatttaaatcagatttatttttctaaaagcatttttttattttcttatttaagtttttaaaaatcaaatcaaatgaaaatgaaaatattattgaag
This DNA window, taken from Vigna radiata var. radiata cultivar VC1973A chromosome 5, Vradiata_ver6, whole genome shotgun sequence, encodes the following:
- the LOC106760789 gene encoding beta-galactosidase 13-like, producing MEHTNNTMARALFLMALVSTIVIVAHGRGHHKGGYGRHMTAHNVTYDGKSMFINGRRELLFSGSIHYTRSTPDMWPVLLDNARRGGINVIQTYVFWNAHEPIQGQFNFEGNYDLVKFIKLVQEHGMFVTLRVGPFIQAEWNHGGLPYWLREVPNIIFRSDNEPYKQHMQAFVTKIVQMMKDEKLFAPQGGPIILAQIENEYNHIQLAYEEKGVSYVQWAANMAVALDVGVPWVMCKQRDAPDPVINACNGRHCGDTFSGPNKPYKPAIWTENWTAQYRVHGDPPSQRSAEDIAFSIARFFSKGGNLVNYYMYHGGTNFGRTSSAFTTTRYYDEAPLDEYGLQREPKWSHLRDVHKAVLLCRKAILGGDPNVEKLNEFHEIRTFEKLGTNLCAAFITNNHTTDAATINFRGTNYFLPPHSISVLPDCKTLVYNTQSIVSQHNSRNYERSPIANNFQWEMFNEAIPTAKKMDMYQKLPAELYSLLKDTTDYAWYTTSFELAPEDLPIKPGVLPILRVMSLGHTMVAFVNGDLVGTAHGTHEEKSFDFQRPVQLRVGTNYISILAGTVGLPXSGAYMEHRYAGPKSISIIALNTGTLDITTNTWGHRVGLRGEGMKVFSDEGSLKAKWXPLSPIPRPLTWYRTRFATPEGTGPVAIRMTGMGKGMMWINGNSIGRHWMSFLSPLGKPTQSEFHIPRSFLNPQDNLLVIFEEEPLAPLQVEILNVNRDTICSFIAENDPANVNSWVSRRGNFHPIVPYIGPQASLMCAPGKKIMTVEFASFGNPSGYCGEYILGTCNAAATKQIVEQECLGKETCSVALNRALFNQNGVDPCPEILVKTLAIQVRCS
- the LOC106760790 gene encoding heavy metal-associated isoprenylated plant protein 26, producing the protein MGALDHISELFDCSSGGSKLKKRKQLQTVEVKVKMDCEGCERKVKKAVEGMKGVNQVDVDRKANKVTVVGYVEASKVVARIAHRTGKKAELWPYVPYDVVEHPYAPGVYDKKAPSGYVRNTDASHYSHLARASSTEVRYTTAFSDENPSACVVM